GGTCAGAGAGAGTTTAGCGGAATTATTTAATGTCGATGATCCTTTGCGAATTATATTTACTTTGAATGTCACCGAGGCTTTAAATCTTGCTTTGAAGGGGCTGCTAAGGCCTGGAGACCAGGTAATTACCAGCAGCTTGGAACATAATTCAGTTATGCGGCCTCTTCGAGAATTGGAGAAAGAAGGGATAGAGGTTGAATTAGTTTCTTTTTCGCCTAAAGGTTTTCTTGAACCCCAAGATATAGAAAAATCGATTAAAAAAAATACCAGATTAATCGTCTTAAATCACGGCTCTAATGTAATAGGTAGTCTACTACCTATTACTGTTGTGGGAGAGATCGCCAAAAGACACGATATTCTTTTTTTAGTAGATACAGCTCAAACTGCAGGCTGTTATCCTTTAGATTTTAAAAAAGATAATATTGACCTTTTGGCTTTTACCGGCCACAAAGCTCTTTTTGGACCACAAGGTACAGGAGGGTTGGTAATCGGAGAAAGAGTGAATGTTAAAAAATTAAGTCCCTTAAAGACCGGGGGGACAGGCAGCCGTTCAGAGTCAGAAGAGCAGCCAAATTTCCTACCGGATATCTATGAAAGTGGAACTCCCAATACAGTAGGCTTGGCCGGATTAAATGAGGGTGTTCGATTTGTCCTGAAAGAAGGGATTGATAAAATTCGTCAACATGAACTTCGTTTACATCAGAAATTAGTTACCGGATTAAAAGAAATACCGGGAGTAATAATTTATGGAGAAGGACAGGGAAAAGATCGGATAGCGGTTATTTCTTTTAATGTTAAGGACCAATTGCCTTCAGAAGTGGGATTAAAGCTTAACGAAGAATATAATATTATGTGCCGGGTTGGCTTGCATTGTTCCCCGGTTACTCATAAAACTATTGGTACTTTTCCTACGGGAACGGTTCGTTTTAGCATGAGTTGGTTTAATACTTTTAAAGAAGTAGACCAGGTCATTATGGCGGTAAAAAATATTGCTAAAGAGAAATAACTCGGAAAGGATTACTGTTCATGAAAGAAAATTTTAGCGTAGTCATATTTTTTTCTACCAGTGCAGCAATAAGAGCGGAAAGTTTAACTGAAAAAGAAAATTTAAAAATAAATCTTATTCCTATCCCCCGGCACTTAAGCTCAGACTGTGGTGTTTGTTTACGTTTTAATGATGAAGATAAAGCGAAAATAGAAAAAATTTTACAAGATGAGAAAGTTGAATATGAAAATATTTATAAAATATAATACTTTTCGAATCAAATAAATAAATTTACCAAAACAAGATATAGTGAGACGAGAGTAAATGTTTACAGGAAGTGATGAAATTGAAATTAAGATATAAACTGTGGCTAGAAAATAATGGAGAAAAAGCCTTTGGCAATGGTCCCTTGGATATCCTTCATCGGATAGAAACAACCGGTTCCCTAAGACAGGCGGCAGAGGGAATAAACATGTCTTATTCCCAAGCCTGGAATCTAATGAGAGATTTAGAAAGAAGATTAGGATTTAATCTTTTAAAAAGAAAAGTCGGAGGGGAAAGAGGAGGAGGGTCAGAGATTACCGAGGAAGCAAGAGAATTGATAATGAAGTTTAAGCTATTTCGGGAGAAAGCGGACCAGAATTTGAATTCACTTTATAAGAAAATATTTCAAGAAAAAGAATAGTCTTTTTTTGTTTTACGTTATACAAATAAAAGTATAACAATTAGATGGGGGTGTTATTTCAAATATAATGAAAAAGATTCCGGTAGAAAAAGCAGTAGGAATGATATTATGTCACGATATTACCCGAATTATCCCTGGGGGATTTAAAGGAAGGGCTTTTAAAAAAGGTCATATTATCCAGAAAGAAGATGTAGAAAAACTATTGAAGTTAGGGAAAGAACAGATATATATATGGGAACCGAAAGCTGGTGAAATTCACGAAGATGAAGCGGCGCTTCGTATAGCCCGGGCAGTAGCAGGAGAAAATGTAGATTATGATGAACCGAAAGAAGGAAAGTCTGTTTTAAAATCAAAAGAGAAAGGTGTATTTAAAATTAATTTTGAACTTTTATACCGGATAAACTCTATTAAAGATATTTCTATTGCATCTCTTCCTCAGAATTTTATAGTGGATAGGGGTCAAAAATTAGCCGGTGTTCGAATTATCCCTCTGACTACCAGGGAGGAGAATTTAATTGAAATCGAAGATTTATGCCGGGGAGAAAGTAAAGTCTTTGAAATTAAAAAATATAAAAAATTAAAAACTGCTCTGATAACTACGGGCAATGAAATATATAAAAAAAGAATTCAGGATAAATTTGGACCGGTAATAAGAAAAAAACTAGAATTTTTTCCAGCCCAATATCTTAGTCAAACTTTTTGTCCGGATGTTATAGAAGAAATAAAAAAAGAAATTTTACATTTTAAGCAGCAAGAAGCTGATTTGATCATACTAACGGGAGGTATGTCCGTAGATCCTGATGATCTTACCCCTGGGGCGATAAGAGAGAGTGGAGCAAAAATAGTAACTTATGGTGCGCCGGTTCAACCGGGAAATATGTTTATGATGGCTTATCTGGGTGAGACTGTCTTATTAGGAGTTCCCGGTTGTGCCATGTATTATAGAACTACCATTTTAGACGTAGTACTACCAAGAATATTTGTGGGAGAGATTTTCACCAAAGAGGATTTTATAAAGATGGGAGAAGGAGGATTTTGTTTAAATTGTGCAGTTTGTCGCTATCCCCAATGTTTTTTCTGCTGGTGAAATAAAAAGGAGAGAGAAAAAGATGGATTTTTATAAGGATATAAAAGAGAAATTTTTTAATCTAATCATAGAAGATGACTTATTATCCCAAAAAGTAGAAGTAGTGAGTGCCCGATCTTTAACCCCCCAAGAAGTGATCGGAAAACCAGAGCGCAATGATTTTCCTCTATTAAAAGGGAAAGAAGTAATGCTTCAAGCAGGGTTTAAAGGGAGTTTAGGGCAGGCTTTTACGGATATGCCGGGAAATTATAGCGGTAGTTTACAGGAAATTTTAAATCTGCCTCTGGATAATAATTTTAATAGGGCGGTTTTTATTTCTACTGTAAATGCGGTGTTGCGATACCTAAATTATATTTGTAAAACAGTTCACTGCAAAGATAAAGAACCGGGAGAGTGCGCTGCTCACCTGGCAGATTATATCAAAGAGCGATTTGGCAATCCTCGTATCGCTTTTATCGGAATGCAGCCAGCTATGGTGGAGGCTTTAGCAGCTCAATTTGAAATCAGAGTAGTAGATTTAGATCCAGATAACCTGGGGCAAAGAAGATGCGGAGTATTAATAGAGGATCCTGCTCATACCCAAGAAATATTATCCTGGGCAGAGGTGATTCTGGCTACCGGAACTACCGTAGTTAATCACACCCTCACTTCATTGTTAATAGGAAAGCCGATACTATTTTATGGAGTGACTATTGCCGGAGTTACTTACCTTAAAGGGTATGAACAATACTGTTACTGCGGACATTAAAGAAAACCAGGAAAGAGGAAAATTTATGAAGAAAGTACTTAAATTATTAGTATTAGGATTATTAGTTTTTGCATCTTTTGGTGAATGCGCGCCCTTGCCTTCAAAAGCGCTTTCTATCGGTATGGCGGTAGAATTTATGGACCATGCTGCCTGTGCCTACATAAGTCAGGATAAGGGCTGGTTTGAGGAAGAAGGCCTAAATCTGAATTCCTATGAAAGTTATGTAACCGGCATGGCTTTGGCCTCTGCCCTGGCTCGGGGCGACATTCAGGTGGCCTATATGTGTTTAATACCGGCGATAAATGTCTATGCTAATGCTGAAGTTCCTATTAAAATAGTAGCCGGGACCCATAAGTACGGTTATGGTTTGGCGGTTAATCCCGAGAAGATAAAAAATGTTAAGGATTTAGAAGAATCAGGAATTCGTATCGGATGTGTCAGGGAAGGCGGGGCAGTAGATGTGCTTCTCCACAAAACGATAGATAAATATAATTTAGATGAGAAAAAAATATTAAATAATATCCGGCGAATGAACCCTCCAAAACAGGTCTTAGCTATTAAAACAGGGCAATTAGATGCTGCCTTTCTCCCTGAACAATGGGCTACTATGGCTGAAGCTTTTGGTTTTAAAATGCTGCTAACAAGTCAGAAAATCTGGCCGGAGATGCAGGGGAGCGTTCTGGTAGTCAAAGAAGAATTGATAAGAGACACTCCTGAAGTCGTGGAAAAATTAGTAAGAATAACCCAAAAAGCGACTGATTGGATTAATCAAAATCCTCGGGAAGCGGCGGAGATTGTAGCTCGGCAATTGCAGGAAGCCGGGGGAAACCTTTTCCCTGTGGAAATAGCCGGTATAGCTACTCAGACAGAGATGACTCCCGAGGTTTTATTAAAGTCTATGGATAGGTTGGAATATGTCACCGGCATTGATCCCGAAGTAGTTCAAGAAACCATAGATTATGTTGTTCAATTAGGTTACATTAAAAGCAGTTTTAAAGCCGAGGAAATAATAGATTTGAGTTTGATAAAACCATGAAAAAAGTAAAAATATTTAAATTAAAATGGGAGATAATTCCCATTATTATCTTTCTGGGAATATGGGAGATCATTGCCCGTTTTGATCTGTTCCCCGGACAATTTTTCTTTCCTTCTTTTTTTACGGTAGCAAAAGAGTTTTGGTATTTAAGCACAAACGGGGTATTAGGACCTAATTTCTTCAGCAGTTTAATCCGGGTTCTTATAGGTTTTTTTATGGGTTCTTTTACCGGATTATTGATGGGAATTATGATGGGATGGAACTATTTAGCCCATAAGGCATTAAATCCTATCATCAGTTTACTTTATCCTATTCCTCCCCTGGGGTGGCTTCCTTTATTGATGTTGTGGTTCGGTATCGGTGAGATCTTACCGATTGCCATTATATTTATCTGCTCCTTTTTTCCTATCCTTTATAATACCATCACCGGGATTAAACAAGTTAATAAGAATTATATCTTTGCAGCCAGAACGTTAGGTGCTTCTGACTTAAAGATTTTAAGTACCGTAGTCATTCCCTTGGCTCTACCTAATATTTTTACCGGACTGAAATTAGAATCAGGGATGGCCTGGCGGGTAATCATAGCGGCAGAGATGGTAGCCATTCCCACCGGGATTGGTGCCTTAATGATGAAGGCGGAAAGTCTTATTCGTATAGATATTATTATAGTATGTCTAATGGTTTTAGGGTTAATGTGTCTTTCTTTTGAGAAATTTTTTGCCTACTGGGAAAAAAAGCTAACCAATCGATGGAGATAATATGTCATCTATCAAACTTAAAAACATTTCTAAATATATCTGTAAAAATATTGATTTAGAGATATTTGATAAAGAACTGTTGGTCTTACTGGGACCGAATGGGGCAGGAAAAAGCACTTTATTAAATGTTATAGCCGGGTTAATTGATTATGAAGGATCTGTGTTATTTGATGGTAATCCGATAGACGGATTGCCTGCTAACATGAGGAAAATAGGTTACTTATTCCAAGAACTAAATTTATTTCCTCATTTAAATGTGGCTGCTAACATCGCTTATGGTTTGAGAGTGCAGAAAAAACTGTCTAATAAAATAAAGCTAAAAGTTGAAGAATTTCTTCAAATAATGAAAATAAAACACTTATCGTCTCGTTTTCCCAAAGAATTAAGCGGGGGAGAAAAGCAGAGAGTAGCCTTAGCGAGGGCTTTAGCTAATTCTCCGCGCATTCTACTTCTTGATGAGCCGATGAACAGTTTGGATTACCGTACTTCTAAATATCTTCGAACCGAATTTAAAACTTTGCAGAAAAAATTGGGAATCACTACCCTTTACGTTACCCACAATTTTTATGAGGCGGAGGAAATGGCAGACAGAATTGCCGTTCTTGATAAAGGAAGAGTAGAGCAAATTGGTCCTCCCCAAGAGATATTTTTTCACCCAACGGAGGCAGTTAATGATTTTATCGGGGCACCCAATATTTTAACTTGTGATGACTGTAACAGGTTAAGTTTTGGGTTAATAGAGGTAAAATGTGGAGACATTTCTTTGTTAGTTTCCAGTGAAAGAGAGAAGATAAAGAAGATAGCAATTTTACCGGAAGATATCTATCTTTCCGATGCTATTCCTCCCGGTCCTGGTATAAACAGGGTCAAAGGCAGATTAATAGAAATTTGGGAATCACCTTCTACGGTATACTGTACCGTAGGAATCGGAAGAAATTCTCTGAAGATAAAATTACCTCAGGAGATATTTGTTAGTATGAATTTGAAGACCGGTGATGAAGTATGGTTGATCCTGACGCTTCGAAAATTAAAGACCATCACTGATAGTGAATAACTTTTTGAATAGAAAAATAAATTAATTTTCAATACTTCAGATATCAATAATTTAAATATCTTGGTCAAGAAATGGGAATAACTAAAAAAAGGATCAATTTTTTTAAAAAAAGAAGATTTTTTAGTTTTTATGTGATATACTACCTTTAATGATAGTATGGAACAGTTTTCTATATAATGGAACATAATGATGAAAGGAAAACCATCAGATGAGTTCAATTGAAAAATCTATAAAGATTTTAAATTATCTTAGCGAAATAGAAAGAAGCGTAGGAATAACTGAATTAAGCGCTCAATTATCCTTCCCCAAGAGTACCATCCACCGAATACTAAATACCTTATCAAAATATTCACTGGTTACCCAGGAAGAAGAAACATCCAAATATAAATTAGGTCTGCAAGTAGTTAAATATTCAAATTCATTTTATAACTCTTTTGATTTTAGGCAAATCGCCAAACCTATTCTAAAAGAAATTTGTTGGGAAACGAAGCTTACTACTTTTTTAACTATTTGGTACAATAGCAAAGGCATTTGTATAGACTCAATAACTCCTTCTTTTGATACAAATACCCATCTTTTTGTTGAGATTGGAAAGAAAATGCCATTTCATTGTGCTGCTTCAGCCAAGGTTCTTTTGGCATATCGACAGCCAAAAGAAATTAATAGTATTATCAATAAAAAAAATCTGCATAAATATACCTCCAAAACCATAACAGATCCCCAAGAATTAGAAAACCATTTAAAGCAAATAAAAGATAAGGGATTTGCTTTTTGCGATGAAGAACTCGAAGAAGGTGCGAAAGCTATTTCAGCCCCCATTAAAAATATTAATAGAGAAGTTGTTGCCAGTATCACTATTACCGGGTTGTCCAGGAGGATATCTAAGAACAATATAGGAAAACTTACCGCCATTTTGCTTGATGCATCGCAAAAATTATCCGAAATGCTGGGACATAAGAAGGAAAAATATTTATATTGAGAGAAATAGAGGAATTAGAAAATTTGGAAAGATTTCATTAAGCTCTAAAATTTCTATTTTAGGATAAATAATATATTAAAAGGAGAGAAAATATCAATGGCGAAAGTAATTTTAATAGCCTTAGGCGGAAATGCAATAAAACAATCAAACGAAAAGGGATCTTCAGAGGAACAATTCAATAATTGCAGGAAGACCACCAAACATATTTCGGAAATTATCAAAAATCTCGACCAGGAAGATCGGTTAATCATCACCCATGGAAACGGACCGCAAGTCGGCAATTTAATGGTACAGCAAAAGCTATCTCAAGAGGTTGTTCCGGCTCATCCTATGGATGTAGTAGGGGCTATGACCCAAGGTCAAATTGGTTATATGCTGCAGCAGACCTTGATAAATCATCTGAAAAAAATGGCACTTGATGTACCGGTTTGTGCCATAATCAATCAGGTCCTGGTAGACAAAAATGACCCGGAATTTTTTGGAGATAAAGCTTCCAAACCAGTGGGTAATTTTTTGACCGCCGAAGAAGCTAAAGAGATGAAACAGAATAACCCTCAATATATAATTAAGCAAGTTAAACCCAACGGAGAGCGTTGTTGGAGAAGAACTGTCCCTTCACCGGATCCTATATCTAACCTGGAAGCTGAAGTGATTAAAAAGTTAGTCAATGCAGGGGTAGTTGTCATTGCTTCAGGTGGTGGAGGTATCCCGGTGTTAGAAGACGAAAAGGGAAATTACCAGGGGATTGAGGCAGTGATAGATAAAGACCTTGCCGGAGAGAGATTAGCGGAAATAGTCGGTGCCGATATTTTTTTAATTCTTACTGATGTAGAGGAAGCGAAAATTAATTATGGCAAAGATAATGAGAAAGGTTTGGGTAAAATAACTTTCAAAGAAGCTAAACAATATTTTGATGAAGGGCATTTTCTGGCGGGAAGTATGGGACCAAAGGTGAAAGCTTGTCTAAGATTTTTGGAAAATGGGGGGAAGAAAGCCATTATTACCTCTTTGGATAATGCTTTAGAAGCCTTAAAAGAACAAAGCGGGACGATAATAGAAAAGTAAGATGATGGACTAAATATTACCCGGAGTACAAGGCACTATGATGGTTGGTATCGTGGGGTTGCCGGTAAGACAAAAGATATAAAATGTAAAGGAGTAAAAAATGTTAAAAGGAAAAGATGTTTTGAACGCTGCCCAATTTTCACTTAAAGAATTAGATTTGATCATGAATACTGCTGCGAGATTTGAAAAAAGAGTGAAAAGCGGAGAGGTGATTAACAGTTTGGAAGGCCAGGTAGTAGCCAGCCTATTCTTTGAACCGAGTACTCGCACCCTACTTTCTTTTGAAACAGCCATTAACAGATTGGGTGCTCGAGTAGTCAGTATGGCAAATGCTGCCACTTCTTCTGTAGCCAAAGGAGAAACACTGGCTGATACCATAAGAACAGTAGATGGTTATGTAGATATTATTGTGATACGTCATCCTATGAAAGGTTCTGCCCAGATTGCTGCCGATAATGCTATTCACCCGGTAATTAATGGTGGTGACGGGGCAGGACAGCATCCCACCCAAGCCCTTTTAGATCTTTATACTATTCGCAAGGAAAAAGGAATTTTGAGTGGACAGACCATTACTTTTTTAGGTGATTTAAAAAACGGAAGAACCGTTCATT
This region of Candidatus Atribacteria bacterium genomic DNA includes:
- the arcC gene encoding carbamate kinase; the protein is MAKVILIALGGNAIKQSNEKGSSEEQFNNCRKTTKHISEIIKNLDQEDRLIITHGNGPQVGNLMVQQKLSQEVVPAHPMDVVGAMTQGQIGYMLQQTLINHLKKMALDVPVCAIINQVLVDKNDPEFFGDKASKPVGNFLTAEEAKEMKQNNPQYIIKQVKPNGERCWRRTVPSPDPISNLEAEVIKKLVNAGVVVIASGGGGIPVLEDEKGNYQGIEAVIDKDLAGERLAEIVGADIFLILTDVEEAKINYGKDNEKGLGKITFKEAKQYFDEGHFLAGSMGPKVKACLRFLENGGKKAIITSLDNALEALKEQSGTIIEK
- a CDS encoding ABC transporter permease yields the protein MKKVKIFKLKWEIIPIIIFLGIWEIIARFDLFPGQFFFPSFFTVAKEFWYLSTNGVLGPNFFSSLIRVLIGFFMGSFTGLLMGIMMGWNYLAHKALNPIISLLYPIPPLGWLPLLMLWFGIGEILPIAIIFICSFFPILYNTITGIKQVNKNYIFAARTLGASDLKILSTVVIPLALPNIFTGLKLESGMAWRVIIAAEMVAIPTGIGALMMKAESLIRIDIIIVCLMVLGLMCLSFEKFFAYWEKKLTNRWR
- a CDS encoding molybdopterin-binding protein, coding for MKKIPVEKAVGMILCHDITRIIPGGFKGRAFKKGHIIQKEDVEKLLKLGKEQIYIWEPKAGEIHEDEAALRIARAVAGENVDYDEPKEGKSVLKSKEKGVFKINFELLYRINSIKDISIASLPQNFIVDRGQKLAGVRIIPLTTREENLIEIEDLCRGESKVFEIKKYKKLKTALITTGNEIYKKRIQDKFGPVIRKKLEFFPAQYLSQTFCPDVIEEIKKEILHFKQQEADLIILTGGMSVDPDDLTPGAIRESGAKIVTYGAPVQPGNMFMMAYLGETVLLGVPGCAMYYRTTILDVVLPRIFVGEIFTKEDFIKMGEGGFCLNCAVCRYPQCFFCW
- a CDS encoding LysR family transcriptional regulator, yielding MKLRYKLWLENNGEKAFGNGPLDILHRIETTGSLRQAAEGINMSYSQAWNLMRDLERRLGFNLLKRKVGGERGGGSEITEEARELIMKFKLFREKADQNLNSLYKKIFQEKE
- a CDS encoding nitrate ABC transporter substrate-binding protein, translating into MKKVLKLLVLGLLVFASFGECAPLPSKALSIGMAVEFMDHAACAYISQDKGWFEEEGLNLNSYESYVTGMALASALARGDIQVAYMCLIPAINVYANAEVPIKIVAGTHKYGYGLAVNPEKIKNVKDLEESGIRIGCVREGGAVDVLLHKTIDKYNLDEKKILNNIRRMNPPKQVLAIKTGQLDAAFLPEQWATMAEAFGFKMLLTSQKIWPEMQGSVLVVKEELIRDTPEVVEKLVRITQKATDWINQNPREAAEIVARQLQEAGGNLFPVEIAGIATQTEMTPEVLLKSMDRLEYVTGIDPEVVQETIDYVVQLGYIKSSFKAEEIIDLSLIKP
- a CDS encoding IclR family transcriptional regulator, with amino-acid sequence MSSIEKSIKILNYLSEIERSVGITELSAQLSFPKSTIHRILNTLSKYSLVTQEEETSKYKLGLQVVKYSNSFYNSFDFRQIAKPILKEICWETKLTTFLTIWYNSKGICIDSITPSFDTNTHLFVEIGKKMPFHCAASAKVLLAYRQPKEINSIINKKNLHKYTSKTITDPQELENHLKQIKDKGFAFCDEELEEGAKAISAPIKNINREVVASITITGLSRRISKNNIGKLTAILLDASQKLSEMLGHKKEKYLY
- the pyrB gene encoding aspartate carbamoyltransferase codes for the protein MLKGKDVLNAAQFSLKELDLIMNTAARFEKRVKSGEVINSLEGQVVASLFFEPSTRTLLSFETAINRLGARVVSMANAATSSVAKGETLADTIRTVDGYVDIIVIRHPMKGSAQIAADNAIHPVINGGDGAGQHPTQALLDLYTIRKEKGILSGQTITFLGDLKNGRTVHSLGYFMTLFQNKMIFVSPESLKMPAEITQDLRSRGAEIEETEDVGKALSDSDLVYVTRVQRERFENPEEYEKVKGVYVINRKMIKKAKKGITILHPLPRVDEIAIDVDDYEGAAYFRQAHNGLYVRMALLALISGKE
- a CDS encoding DUF3343 domain-containing protein — translated: MKENFSVVIFFSTSAAIRAESLTEKENLKINLIPIPRHLSSDCGVCLRFNDEDKAKIEKILQDEKVEYENIYKI
- a CDS encoding aminotransferase class V-fold PLP-dependent enzyme, which produces MIYFDNAATSYPKPKEVSEAMLHFLEKVGASPGRSGHRLSIEAGRIIYRVRESLAELFNVDDPLRIIFTLNVTEALNLALKGLLRPGDQVITSSLEHNSVMRPLRELEKEGIEVELVSFSPKGFLEPQDIEKSIKKNTRLIVLNHGSNVIGSLLPITVVGEIAKRHDILFLVDTAQTAGCYPLDFKKDNIDLLAFTGHKALFGPQGTGGLVIGERVNVKKLSPLKTGGTGSRSESEEQPNFLPDIYESGTPNTVGLAGLNEGVRFVLKEGIDKIRQHELRLHQKLVTGLKEIPGVIIYGEGQGKDRIAVISFNVKDQLPSEVGLKLNEEYNIMCRVGLHCSPVTHKTIGTFPTGTVRFSMSWFNTFKEVDQVIMAVKNIAKEK
- a CDS encoding ABC transporter ATP-binding protein produces the protein MSSIKLKNISKYICKNIDLEIFDKELLVLLGPNGAGKSTLLNVIAGLIDYEGSVLFDGNPIDGLPANMRKIGYLFQELNLFPHLNVAANIAYGLRVQKKLSNKIKLKVEEFLQIMKIKHLSSRFPKELSGGEKQRVALARALANSPRILLLDEPMNSLDYRTSKYLRTEFKTLQKKLGITTLYVTHNFYEAEEMADRIAVLDKGRVEQIGPPQEIFFHPTEAVNDFIGAPNILTCDDCNRLSFGLIEVKCGDISLLVSSEREKIKKIAILPEDIYLSDAIPPGPGINRVKGRLIEIWESPSTVYCTVGIGRNSLKIKLPQEIFVSMNLKTGDEVWLILTLRKLKTITDSE